One genomic region from Candidatus Omnitrophota bacterium encodes:
- a CDS encoding pitrilysin family protein → MYKIDILDNGLRVATKPLQHMESVSIGVWIRAGGRYENVKTSGISHLLEHLLFKGTTKRDMKTIKQEIEGRGGSFNGFTSEEHTCYLVKVLSKDAELGIDILSDMAQNPKMAPEEIEKEKSVIIEEINMYKDMPSHYVHEILAEEMWPDQPLGMPLAGTVESVKAITRDDLVSYKDTYYNSANMLLIGTGNIKEDILAKLGNKYFADAKGKKSPAFTKVITRQEAPRIDLRTKDTEQTHVAIGLHAVDRFHPDRHTLSLLNIIMGANMSSRLFHIVRDEMALCYEISSTIRRYDDCGAFIISAGVDDKKLIEALEVILRETARMGKEPVSGEELRRAKEFYKGQLLFALEDTMSHMLWLGEKIISGEKDFSVADILKRIEAITAEDIIRVSGNVFKDKNLNLAIIGPTKKGSEIGEVFHLA, encoded by the coding sequence ATGTATAAGATAGATATTCTGGATAACGGTTTAAGGGTCGCCACTAAACCCCTGCAGCATATGGAATCGGTCTCCATAGGCGTCTGGATACGCGCCGGCGGCAGGTATGAGAATGTGAAGACGAGCGGCATAAGCCATCTTCTGGAGCACCTCCTGTTCAAGGGCACGACAAAGCGCGACATGAAGACGATAAAGCAGGAGATCGAGGGGCGCGGCGGAAGTTTCAACGGATTCACGTCGGAGGAACACACCTGCTACCTCGTCAAGGTCCTTTCCAAGGACGCCGAGCTCGGCATAGATATATTGAGCGATATGGCGCAGAATCCCAAGATGGCGCCGGAAGAGATAGAGAAAGAGAAGAGCGTAATAATCGAAGAGATCAATATGTATAAGGATATGCCTTCGCACTATGTCCATGAGATACTGGCTGAAGAGATGTGGCCGGACCAGCCGCTCGGGATGCCGCTCGCCGGGACCGTGGAATCGGTGAAAGCCATAACGAGGGACGATCTAGTCTCTTACAAGGATACCTATTATAACTCTGCCAATATGCTGCTCATAGGGACGGGTAATATAAAAGAAGATATCCTGGCGAAATTAGGAAATAAATATTTTGCCGACGCTAAGGGAAAGAAGTCCCCCGCGTTCACAAAGGTCATTACGCGGCAGGAGGCGCCTCGCATCGACCTGCGCACAAAGGATACGGAGCAGACGCATGTAGCGATCGGTCTCCACGCTGTAGACAGGTTTCACCCCGACAGGCATACGTTGAGCCTGTTGAATATTATTATGGGGGCCAACATGTCGTCGCGGCTATTCCATATAGTGAGAGATGAGATGGCGCTCTGTTACGAAATATCCTCGACCATCAGGAGATATGATGATTGCGGCGCGTTCATAATAAGCGCAGGCGTGGACGATAAGAAGCTCATCGAGGCGCTTGAAGTGATCCTGCGCGAGACGGCGAGGATGGGGAAGGAGCCGGTTTCCGGGGAGGAGCTGCGAAGGGCGAAAGAGTTCTATAAGGGCCAGTTATTGTTCGCGCTCGAGGACACGATGAGCCATATGCTGTGGCTGGGCGAAAAGATCATATCCGGCGAGAAGGACTTCAGCGTAGCGGATATCCTGAAACGCATCGAGGCGATAACCGCGGAAGACATAATTAGGGTATCGGGGAATGTCTTCAAAGACAAG
- the ruvX gene encoding Holliday junction resolvase RuvX, whose amino-acid sequence QAERTLLEADLSRAKRKRVMDKMAAQVILQGYLDSRKKG is encoded by the coding sequence CAGGCGGAGAGGACGCTTCTAGAGGCGGACTTAAGCCGCGCAAAAAGAAAAAGGGTCATGGATAAGATGGCGGCTCAGGTGATATTGCAGGGATACCTGGATTCGCGTAAGAAAGGATAA